A window from Chelmon rostratus isolate fCheRos1 chromosome 13, fCheRos1.pri, whole genome shotgun sequence encodes these proteins:
- the dnajb2 gene encoding dnaJ homolog subfamily B member 2 isoform X1 encodes MVDYYNILGVSKTASQDDIKKAYRKLALKWHPDKNPDNKEEAERKFKELSEAYEVLSDKSKRDAYDSYGNDRTRHTGSSSSDFSSDFPGFTFTFRSPDEVFREFFGGQDPFASFFDDFSSFGGSSSRLGPSRFFSFPSAGVEFTSFSSSLGGLGGMDSMGGGISNFKSVSTSTRIINGKRTTTKKIKENGQERIEIEEDGVLKSVLINGVEDEMALALELSRREGRPCHSPQKPHIQNRSPAESDRSRSSTHSAATHRSFSSAPFYNYGVAAGSEDEEEDEDLQMALACSLSEMEAQQRAAATDFISGAGGGGRAMSDKAGGHKGGLNVAGSEMIVAGEKDEEWQFKMSSRPGGRWEKEGKGTKQPGFSPESTTTSSTTPVSSEEEVEPAIKNNDVSVKKKKKCGCIVC; translated from the exons ATGGTGGATTACTATAACATTCTGGGAGTGTCCAAAACAGCCTCACAGGACGACATCAAGAAGGC gtacaGGAAACTGGCACTGAAATGGCATCCAGACAAAAATCCAGACAAcaaggaggaagcagagagaaagttCAAAGAACTGTCTGAGGCCTATGAAGTCCTGTCCGACA AGAGTAAGCGTGACGCATATGACTCATATGGAAATGACAGAACACGACACACAG GTTCCTCCAGCTCAGACTTTTCATCAGATTTCCCAGGATTCACCTTTACATTCCGCAGCCCAGATGAGGTGTTCAGAGAGTTTTTTGGCGGCCAGGATCCCTTCGCTAGCTTCTTTG ATGACTTCTCATCCTTTGGAGGTTCGTCTTCTCGCCTCGGCCCCAGTCggttcttttcttttccttcagcCGGAG TTGAATTtacttccttctcctcttccctgGGTGGTCTGGGTGGGATGGACAGCATGGGCGGAGGGATAAGCAACTTCAAATCAGTTTCTACCTCCACTCGCATCATAAATGGCAAACGCACCACCACCAAGAA AATAAAGGAGAATGGGCAGGAAAGAATAGAAATTGAGGAGGATGGGGTGTTAAAGAGTGTCCTAATCAATG GTGTGGAGGATGAAATGGCCCTCGCGCTGGAGCTGAGCCGACGAGAAGGACGGCCTTGTCACTCACCTCAGAAACCACATATCCAAAACAGATCACCTGCCGAGTCTGACAGATCTCGCTCCAGCACTcactctgcagccacacatCGGTCATTTAGCTCCGCCCCCTTCTACAACTACGGGGTCGCAGCAGGcagtgaggatgaagaagaagacgaagaccTGCAGATGGCTTTGGCATGCAGCCTGTCAGAAATGGAAgcccagcagagagcagctgctaCCGACTTCATATCAGGTGCTGGGGGTGGGGGCAGAGCCATGAGTGACAAAGCTGGTGGCCATAAAGGAGGTTTGAATGTGGCTGGTAGTGAAATGATTGTTGCAGGGGAGAAAGACGAAGAGTGGcagtttaaaatgagctcaaggCCTGGAGGTAGGtgggaaaaggagggaaagggaACCAAGCAGCCAGGCTTCTCTCCTGAGTCAACCACAACTTCCAGCACTACGCCAGTAAGCAGTGAAGAAGAGGTTGAACCTGccataaaaaataatgatgtcagtgtgaaaaagaaaaagaagtgcGGGTGTATTGTGTGctaa
- the dnajb2 gene encoding dnaJ homolog subfamily B member 2 isoform X2 — translation MVDYYNILGVSKTASQDDIKKAYRKLALKWHPDKNPDNKEEAERKFKELSEAYEVLSDKSKRDAYDSYGNDRTRHTGSSSSDFSSDFPGFTFTFRSPDEVFREFFGGQDPFASFFDDFSSFGGSSSRLGPSRFFSFPSAGVEFTSFSSSLGGLGGMDSMGGGISNFKSVSTSTRIINGKRTTTKKIKENGQERIEIEEDGVLKSVLINGVEDEMALALELSRREGRPCHSPQKPHIQNRSPAESDRSRSSTHSAATHRSFSSAPFYNYGVAAGSEDEEEDEDLQMALACSLSEMEAQQRAAATDFISDSDFEALSS, via the exons ATGGTGGATTACTATAACATTCTGGGAGTGTCCAAAACAGCCTCACAGGACGACATCAAGAAGGC gtacaGGAAACTGGCACTGAAATGGCATCCAGACAAAAATCCAGACAAcaaggaggaagcagagagaaagttCAAAGAACTGTCTGAGGCCTATGAAGTCCTGTCCGACA AGAGTAAGCGTGACGCATATGACTCATATGGAAATGACAGAACACGACACACAG GTTCCTCCAGCTCAGACTTTTCATCAGATTTCCCAGGATTCACCTTTACATTCCGCAGCCCAGATGAGGTGTTCAGAGAGTTTTTTGGCGGCCAGGATCCCTTCGCTAGCTTCTTTG ATGACTTCTCATCCTTTGGAGGTTCGTCTTCTCGCCTCGGCCCCAGTCggttcttttcttttccttcagcCGGAG TTGAATTtacttccttctcctcttccctgGGTGGTCTGGGTGGGATGGACAGCATGGGCGGAGGGATAAGCAACTTCAAATCAGTTTCTACCTCCACTCGCATCATAAATGGCAAACGCACCACCACCAAGAA AATAAAGGAGAATGGGCAGGAAAGAATAGAAATTGAGGAGGATGGGGTGTTAAAGAGTGTCCTAATCAATG GTGTGGAGGATGAAATGGCCCTCGCGCTGGAGCTGAGCCGACGAGAAGGACGGCCTTGTCACTCACCTCAGAAACCACATATCCAAAACAGATCACCTGCCGAGTCTGACAGATCTCGCTCCAGCACTcactctgcagccacacatCGGTCATTTAGCTCCGCCCCCTTCTACAACTACGGGGTCGCAGCAGGcagtgaggatgaagaagaagacgaagaccTGCAGATGGCTTTGGCATGCAGCCTGTCAGAAATGGAAgcccagcagagagcagctgctaCCGACTTCATATCAG aCTCAGACTTCGAGGCCCTCTCAAGCTAA